One Elusimicrobiota bacterium genomic window, GAACGCAGCATAAAGGAGAAAACATGACAATTAATTTCATACCTAGGGAAGTGAAGTTTTTCGATTACCTCAACGTGCAGGCCGAGAACCTCGTGAAGGCTTCGGGGTATTTCAAGTCCGTACTGAAGAACGGCGTCATGAACGAAGCCTCTGCCAGAAAGATGCACGACCTGGAGAACGAGGGGGACACGCTCTCACACGAGATCACGGACATGCTCAACCGCACCTTCATCACACCCATAGACCGCGAGGATATCTTCGCGCTGGCCAACCAGATAGACGACGTGCTGGACCTCTTGAACGCCATGGCCGGCCGCATGAAGCTGTACAAACTGGATCCGGGCGACGAGTATTTCTCGCAGTTCATAGACATTATAGACCAGTCCGCGGCCGCCCTTTCAAACGCCGTTAAGCACATGCACGACACCAAGCGCGCCCGCCGCGTGCTGGACCACTGCATAGAGGTCAACCGGCTGGAGAACCTGGGCGACGCCCTGCGCGAGAAAGCCATAAGCCATCTCTTTGAAACCGAGAAAGACCCCATCATGGTCATAAAATGGAAGGAGATGTACGAGGTGGCGGAAAGCACGCTGGACAACTGCGAACACGTGGCAAAAGTTATCGAGTCCATACT contains:
- a CDS encoding DUF47 family protein, which translates into the protein MTINFIPREVKFFDYLNVQAENLVKASGYFKSVLKNGVMNEASARKMHDLENEGDTLSHEITDMLNRTFITPIDREDIFALANQIDDVLDLLNAMAGRMKLYKLDPGDEYFSQFIDIIDQSAAALSNAVKHMHDTKRARRVLDHCIEVNRLENLGDALREKAISHLFETEKDPIMVIKWKEMYEVAESTLDNCEHVAKVIESILVKHG